The following proteins are encoded in a genomic region of Brachionichthys hirsutus isolate HB-005 chromosome 14, CSIRO-AGI_Bhir_v1, whole genome shotgun sequence:
- the tnk2a gene encoding activated CDC42 kinase 1, with amino-acid sequence MGESYMYQRLPYARGEEGEDKEEERDRRTSVGGQMTQCDEGTEWLLELLTDVQLQQYFLRIRDELNVTRLSHFDYVKNEDLEKIGMGRPGQRRLWEAVKRRRALYKRKSWMSKVFPVKRLDSDSQQPLPQGASSGTLPANSESGASLTCLIREAELQLFERLGDGTFGVVRRGEWTGPNGRVLSVAVKCLKSNVLDSDGLDDFIREVNAMHSLNHQNLIRLHGVVLTQPMKMVAELAPLGSLLDRLRKRQGHILVSSLCNYAVQVACGMAYLEQKRFLHRDLAARNVLLSANDTVKIGDFGLMRALPTHTDQYIMEEGHKIPFPWCAPESLKSRSFSHASDTWMFGVALWEMFTHGQEPWLGLNGSQILHKVDVEAERLSKPDDCPQDVYNVMLQCWSPKPEERPTFIALRDFLLETLPTDMRALQDFDEEDKLQIKLNDVITIIEGRAEHYWWRGQNRGTLRVGQFPRHVVTSVAGLSAHDISRPLKHSFIHTGHGDTDPHRSWGHADRIDSLYLGNPMDPPDVLGMDSGAARPTKLPNRTKKQPPPRPPQPAVLLKKPFYDSVMDDYDEDEDAGASAGLKRPGASLALKLRPWEGSGVRAARSEVSLIDFTDDSFSSTTPSPLADTRQPDEDTLKDAPSILDWPLPQPSYDEVAAELEDQSEDQEVRSINKGQKDEAAATSSRSETQSADLFQELQREVMVKLQVPMATGRSLPSSPLPMPLAPLGPHRQICLPPPPPSSTSCFEERPVLPPRSPVPPQRPSKCNLSTRNTQLPAHGDAPPQIPPRDHTFSQPGSRSSSPLPLAPPLSSSPVALPPPPLSVSPRRASGLFGPLLSSNSSASLPQVASYSSQVTACVSSYSSSSLLDPLVFHEGRGLSSLMDGSPCPVPTPLPDRPAFLERYGAANMAAVKPMMQQPSGAKPNSSYNNNNEKTTATSMQQELSIKQHAVIQVQGAVHGVTLEECEAALKSHSWSISQAVNHLKVEQMFRLGLRSRAECEDLLQRCRWNLEESSKLMLDSYGPQ; translated from the exons ATGGGGGAGAGCTACATGTACCAGCGCCTCCCCTAcgccagaggagaggagggggaggacaaagaggaggagagagacaggaggaccAGCGTCGGGGGACAAATG aCGCAGTGCGACGAGGGGACGGAGtggctgctggagctgctgacgGACGTGCAGTTGCAGCAGTACTTCCTGCGGATCCGCGACGAGCTCAACGTCACGCGACTCTCCCACTTCGACTACGTCAAGAATGAAGACCTGGAGAAGATCGGCATGGGACGCCCgg gTCAGAGGAGGCTTTGGGAGgcggtgaagaggaggagagctcTTTACAAACGCAAGTCCTGGATGAGCAAG GTGTTCCCGGTCAAAAGACTCGACTCCGACTCCCAGCAGCCCCTCCCTCAGGGGGCGTCGTCCGGCACACTTCCAGCCAATAGCGAGTCGGGAGCCTCGCTCACCTGTCTGATCAGAGAGGCGGAGCTACAGCTGTTCGAGCGGCTGGGGGACGGAACGTTCGGGGTGGTTCGGCGAGGGGAGTGGACCGGACCCAACGGCCGAGTG ttgTCCGTGGCGGTGAAATGTCTCAAGTCCAACGTGCTGGACTCGGACGGTCTGGACGATTTCATCAGAGAGGTCAACGCCATGCATTCACTGAACCACCAGAACCTGATCCGGCTGCACGGCGTCGTCCTCACGCAGCCCATGAAGATG GTGGCGGAGCTGGCCCCTCTGGGTTCCCTTTTGGACCGACTCAGGAAGCGTCAGGGCCACATCCTCGTCTCCTCTTTGTGCAACTACGCCGtgcag gtggcGTGTGGGATGGCCTACCTGGAGCAGAAGCGTTTCCTCCACCGGGATCTGGCTGCCCGGAACGTTCTGCTGTCCGCCAACGACACGGTGAAGATCGGAGACTTCGGCCTGATGAGGGCGCTGCCAACGCACACCGACCAGTACATCATGGAGGAGGGCCACAAAATCCCGTTCCCGTG GTGCGCTCCGGAGTCTCTGAAGTCTCGGAGTTTCTCTCACGCGTCTGACACCTGGATGTTTGGGGTCGCTCTGTGGGAGATGTTCACCCACGGACAGGAGCCGTGGCTGGGCCTCAACGGGAGCCAG ATCCTCCACAAGGTGGATGTCGAGGCCGAGAGGCTAAGCAAACCGGACGACTGTCCTCAGGACGTCTACAACGTCATGCTGCAGTGCTGGAGCCCCAAACCGGAGGAGAGGCCGACCTTCATCGCCCTCAGAGACTTCCTGCTCGAG acCTTGCCGACGGACATGAGAGCGCTGCAGGACTTCGACGAGGAAGACAAGCTCCAGATTAAATTGAACGACGTCATCACCATCATCGAGGGAAG GGCGGAGCATTACTGGTGGCGAGGCCAGAACAGGGGCACGCTGCGCGTGGGTCAGTTTCCTCGCCACGTGGTGACGTCGGTCGCCGGTCTGTCCGCCCACGACATCAGCCGACCTCTGAAACACTCCTTCATCCACACGGGACACGGCGACACGGACCCCCACCGGAGCTGGGGCCATGCAGATCGTATAGACAG CCTGTATTTAGGGAACCCCATGGACCCGCCCGACGTCCTGGGAATGGATTCAGGCGCCGCGAGACCGACAAAACTCCCCAACCGCACCAAGA AAcaacctcctcctcgtcctccgcaGCCCGCCGTTCTGCTGAAGA AGCCGTTCTACGACTCCGTGATGGATGATTacgacgaggacgaggacgccgGCGCGTCGGCGGGGCTGAAGAGACCGGGGGCGTCCCTGGCTCTGAAGCTGCGGCCTTGGGAGGGGTCCGGCGTGCGCGCGGCTCGAAGCGAGGTGTCGCTCATCGACTTCACCGACGACAGCTTCAGCTCCACCACGCCCTCGCCGCTCGCCGACACCCGGCAGCCGGACGAGGACACGCTGAAG GACGCGCCGTCCATCCTGGACTGGCCTCTACCTCAGCCGTCTTACGACGAGGTCGCCGCGGAGCTCGAGGACCAATCGGAGGACCAGGAGGTGCGGTCTATCAACAAGGGACAGAAGGACGAGGCCGCCGCCACGTCGAGCAGGAGCGAGACGCAGTCGGCCGACCTCTTCCAGGAACTACAGCGAGAG GTGATGGTGAAGCTGCAGGTTCCCATGGCAACAGGCCGATCCCTCCCGTCCTCCCCCCTGCCCATGCCCCTGGCTCCTTTGGGCCCTCATCGACAGATCTGCCTGCCTCCTCCGCCCCCCTCGTCCACCTCCTGTTTTGAGGAGCGGCCGGTGCTCCCTCCTCGAAGCCCCGTCCCCCCCCAGCGCCCCTCCAAGTGCAACCTCTCCACCCGCAACACCCAACTGCCGGCACACGGAGACGCGCCTCCTCAGATTCCGCCCAGAGATCACACCTTCTCTCAGCCGGGCTCCCGCTCCTCGTCTCCCCTCCCACTGGCGCCAccgctgtcctcctcccccGTGGCGctgcctcctccccccctctccgTCTCCCCACGGCGGGCGTCCGGACTCTTTGGCCCCCTCCTGTCCTCCAACTCGTCCGCCTCCCTGCCTCAAGTCGCATCGTATTCCTCACAGGTCACAGCTTGCGTCTCCTCCTACTCGTCCAGCTCCTTATTAGACCCTCTCGTCTTCCACGAGGGGCGTGGCCTCTCCTCACTTATGGACGGCTCCCCGTGTCCCGTTCCCACGCCGCTGCCCGATCGACCTGCATTTCTGGAAag gTACGGCGCTGCTAATATGGCGGCGGTGAAACCTATGATGCAGCAACCCAGCGGCGCCAAACCAAACTCCtcttacaacaacaacaacgagaaAACTACAGCGACCAGCATGCAACAGGAGCTCAGCATCAAAC AACATGCTGTGATCCAGGTCCAGGGAGCGGTGCACGGAGTCACGCTGGAGGAGTGTGAGGCAGCGCTAAAGAGTCACAGCTGGAGCATCTCACAGGCTGTAAACCACCTGAAG GTGGAGCAGATGTTCCGTCTGGGTCTGCGGTCCAGAGCCGAGTGCGAGGACCTTCTGCAGCGCTGCCGCTGGAACCTGGAGGAGTCCAGTAAGCTCATGCTGGACTCATACGGGCCGCAGTGA